One segment of Anatilimnocola aggregata DNA contains the following:
- a CDS encoding outer membrane protein assembly factor BamB family protein, producing MRRWFACSLFVLLFGGMLASHAAAQEWTRFRGPNGTGESEATTVPGSWTDKDYNWVAQLPGIGHSSPVIWKDKIFLLSADPKTAARHVLCLNSADGKIVWQRDFPGVVHHLHVRSSFASCTPCVDESQVYVAWSDPDHTWFKAFDHDGNEKWSLDLGSWVSQHGFGQSPMIYNDLVIITCSQEASKQAGVPEPRESFIVAVDKATGKQRWRKDCVIDTASYSVPTIRKNESGADELVMASTGEGLFAVDPATGKTNWASKVFKMRTISSPQLVSGLIFGTTGSGGGGNYVVAVRPGPTPEIAYEIKKEAPYVPTPVARGNLMFLWSDKGIVTCINAEDGSKVWQQRIGGVGNSGSPIRVNDKIYCVDEAGMMVVLGAGNEYKLHGKMDLKEECRSTPAVSDGRLYIRTLSKLYSIGGKSGS from the coding sequence ATGCGTCGCTGGTTTGCTTGCTCGCTGTTTGTCTTGTTGTTCGGGGGAATGCTCGCGAGCCACGCTGCCGCGCAGGAATGGACCCGGTTTCGCGGACCCAATGGCACAGGCGAAAGCGAAGCCACCACGGTCCCCGGTTCGTGGACCGACAAAGATTACAACTGGGTCGCTCAACTGCCGGGCATTGGCCACAGCAGCCCGGTGATTTGGAAGGACAAGATTTTTCTGCTGAGTGCCGACCCCAAGACGGCCGCGCGGCATGTTCTGTGTCTCAATAGTGCCGACGGCAAGATCGTCTGGCAGCGAGACTTCCCCGGCGTGGTGCATCACCTGCACGTGCGCAGCAGCTTTGCGTCGTGCACGCCCTGTGTCGACGAGTCGCAAGTCTACGTGGCGTGGTCCGATCCTGATCACACCTGGTTCAAGGCCTTCGATCATGACGGCAACGAGAAGTGGTCGCTCGATCTCGGCTCGTGGGTCAGCCAGCATGGCTTCGGCCAAAGCCCGATGATCTATAACGACCTGGTCATCATCACCTGCTCGCAAGAAGCTTCGAAGCAAGCCGGGGTGCCTGAGCCGCGCGAAAGCTTTATCGTGGCCGTCGACAAAGCGACCGGCAAGCAGCGTTGGCGGAAGGACTGCGTCATTGATACCGCTTCGTACTCGGTCCCCACGATTCGTAAGAATGAAAGTGGTGCCGACGAACTGGTGATGGCTTCGACGGGCGAAGGTCTGTTCGCGGTCGACCCGGCGACCGGCAAGACGAACTGGGCCAGCAAGGTGTTCAAGATGCGCACCATCAGCAGCCCGCAGTTGGTGAGCGGCTTGATTTTTGGCACCACGGGCTCGGGCGGTGGCGGCAACTATGTCGTCGCGGTGCGGCCCGGCCCCACGCCGGAAATCGCTTACGAAATCAAGAAGGAAGCTCCTTACGTTCCCACTCCGGTGGCCCGTGGCAACTTGATGTTCCTCTGGTCGGATAAGGGAATTGTCACCTGCATCAACGCCGAAGATGGCAGCAAGGTCTGGCAACAGCGGATCGGTGGCGTCGGCAACAGTGGCTCGCCGATTCGCGTGAACGACAAGATCTACTGCGTGGATGAGGCCGGTATGATGGTCGTGCTGGGGGCCGGTAACGAATACAAGCTGCACGGCAAGATGGACCTGAAAGAAGAGTGCCGTTCGACTCCTGCCGTCTCGGATGGCCGGTTGTACATTCGCACGCTCTCGAAGCTTTATTCAATCGGTGGTAAAAGTGGCTCGTGA